From a single Equus asinus isolate D_3611 breed Donkey chromosome 2, EquAss-T2T_v2, whole genome shotgun sequence genomic region:
- the LRRC57 gene encoding leucine-rich repeat-containing protein 57, with protein sequence MGNSALRAHVETAQKTGVFQLKDRGLTEFPSELQKLTSNLRTIDLSNNKIESLPPMIIGKFTLLKSLSLNNNKLAVLPDELCNLKKLEMLSLNNNHLRELPSTFGQLSALKTLSLSGNQLQALPPQLCSLRHLDVVDLSKNQIRCIPDIVGDLQVIELNLNQNQISQISVKISCCPRLKVLRLEENCLELSMLPQSILSDSQICLLAVEGNLFEIKKLRELEGYDKYMERFTATKKKFA encoded by the exons ATGGGAAACAGTGCCCTCCGCGCTCATGTGGAAACCGCGCAGAAAACGGGTGTCTTTCAGCTTAAGGACCGTGGGCTGACCGAG TTCCCCTCAGAGTTGCAGAAGCTGACGAGCAATCTCAGGACCATCGACTTGTCCAACAACAAGATCGAGAGCCTACCGCCTATGATAATAGGGAAGTTCACTCTGCTGAAGAGCCTCTCCTTGAACAACAACAAACTGG CTGTTCTTCCTGATGAGTTATGCAATCTGAAAAAACTGGAGATGCTAAGCCTAAACAACAATCACTTGAGAGAGCTGCCATCTACCTTTGGGCAACTGTCTGCCCTCAAGACTCTGAGCCTCTCTGGGAACCAGCTACAAGCACTACCACCCCAACTTTGTAGCCTACGGCACCTGGATGTGGTGGATCTCTCCAAGAACCAGATTCGATGCATACCTGACATAGTGGGGGATCTGCAGGTCATCGAACTCAACCTCAATCAGAACCAG ATATCTCAGATCTCAGTAAAGATATCTTGCTGTCCTCGCCTTAAAGTTCTTCGCCTAGAAGAGAACTGCCTTGAGCTCAGCATGCTTCCACAGAGCATCCTCAGTGATTCCCAGATCTGTCTGCTTGCTGTGGAAGGCAAcctttttgaaataaagaaacttCGAGAACTAGAAGGCTATGATAAG TACATGGAGAGGTTCACGGCCACCAAGAAGAAGTTTGCATGA
- the SNAP23 gene encoding synaptosomal-associated protein 23 isoform X2, which produces MDNLSSEEIQLRAHQVTDESLESTRRILGLAIESQDAGIKTITMLDEQGEQLNRIEESMDQINKDMRETEKTLTELNKCCGLCVCPCNRTKNFESSKAYKATWGDGGDNSPSNVVSKQPGRVTNGQPQQAPTGAASGGYIKRITNDAREDEMEENLTQVGSILGNLKNMALDMGNEIEAQNRQIGRITEKADTNKDRIDNANARAKKLIDS; this is translated from the exons ATGGATAATCTGTCATCAGAAGAAATTCAACTGAGGGCTCACCAGGTTACTGATGAG tctCTGGAAAGTACAAGGAGAATCCTGGGTTTAGCCATTGAG TCCCAGGATGCAGGAATCAAGACTATCACTATGCTGGATGAACAAGGGG AACAACTAAACCGAATAGAAGAAAGCATGGACCAAATAAATAAAgatatgagagagacagagaagacttTAACAGAACTCAACAAGTGCTGTGGCCTTTGTGTCTGCCCATGTAATAG GACAAAGAACTTTGAGTCTAGTAAGGCCTATAAGGCAACATGGGGAGATGGCGGAGACAACTCTCCTAGCAACGTAGTATCTAAGCAGCCAGGCCGAGTGACAAACGGTCAGCCTCAGCAAGCACCCACAGGAGCAGCCAGCGGTGGATACATTAAACG TATAACTAATGATGCCAGAGAAGATGAAATGGAAGAGAACCTGACTCAAGTGGGCAGTATACTGGGAAACCTAAAAAACATGGCCCTGGACATGGGCAACGAGATTGAGGCTCAAAATCGACAGATAGGCCGGATCACAGAAAAG gctgaCACCAACAAAGATCGTATTGACAATGCCAATGCCAGAGCAAAGAAACTCATTGACAGCTAA
- the SNAP23 gene encoding synaptosomal-associated protein 23 isoform X1 yields MDNLSSEEIQLRAHQVTDESLESTRRILGLAIESQDAGIKTITMLDEQGEQLNRIEESMDQINKDMRETEKTLTELNKCCGLCVCPCNRFSDVGCFYETRTKNFESSKAYKATWGDGGDNSPSNVVSKQPGRVTNGQPQQAPTGAASGGYIKRITNDAREDEMEENLTQVGSILGNLKNMALDMGNEIEAQNRQIGRITEKADTNKDRIDNANARAKKLIDS; encoded by the exons ATGGATAATCTGTCATCAGAAGAAATTCAACTGAGGGCTCACCAGGTTACTGATGAG tctCTGGAAAGTACAAGGAGAATCCTGGGTTTAGCCATTGAG TCCCAGGATGCAGGAATCAAGACTATCACTATGCTGGATGAACAAGGGG AACAACTAAACCGAATAGAAGAAAGCATGGACCAAATAAATAAAgatatgagagagacagagaagacttTAACAGAACTCAACAAGTGCTGTGGCCTTTGTGTCTGCCCATGTAATAG aTTCTCAGATGTTGGTTGTTTCTATGAAACCAG GACAAAGAACTTTGAGTCTAGTAAGGCCTATAAGGCAACATGGGGAGATGGCGGAGACAACTCTCCTAGCAACGTAGTATCTAAGCAGCCAGGCCGAGTGACAAACGGTCAGCCTCAGCAAGCACCCACAGGAGCAGCCAGCGGTGGATACATTAAACG TATAACTAATGATGCCAGAGAAGATGAAATGGAAGAGAACCTGACTCAAGTGGGCAGTATACTGGGAAACCTAAAAAACATGGCCCTGGACATGGGCAACGAGATTGAGGCTCAAAATCGACAGATAGGCCGGATCACAGAAAAG gctgaCACCAACAAAGATCGTATTGACAATGCCAATGCCAGAGCAAAGAAACTCATTGACAGCTAA